A section of the Ornithinimicrobium sufpigmenti genome encodes:
- a CDS encoding DUF5998 family protein, protein MVRRLRSPLPDSLVADIEAAGYLPAVVHDVVLTAVGRDQVVSHLVHAETTFDELAVRNHLTVLVLTDRRLVIAHADDHEGPERQRMATATSETVPLRQVRGVMLTHVVADPEQFDGGLEGRAVTLTLGWGAVSRVDLLPAMCEDPECEGDHGYEGTVASDDISLRVAADTDGVERLEQALAFAMELSARLGR, encoded by the coding sequence ATGGTCCGTCGCCTGAGGTCCCCCCTGCCCGACAGCCTCGTCGCCGACATCGAGGCGGCCGGCTACCTCCCGGCCGTCGTCCACGACGTCGTGCTCACCGCCGTCGGCCGCGACCAGGTGGTCAGCCACCTGGTGCACGCCGAGACCACCTTCGACGAGCTCGCGGTACGCAACCACCTCACGGTGCTGGTGCTGACCGACCGTCGCCTGGTCATCGCGCACGCCGACGACCACGAGGGTCCGGAGCGGCAGCGGATGGCCACGGCCACGAGCGAGACGGTGCCGTTGCGCCAGGTCCGCGGCGTCATGCTCACCCACGTGGTGGCCGACCCCGAGCAGTTCGACGGTGGGCTCGAGGGCCGCGCGGTCACCCTGACCCTGGGCTGGGGTGCGGTCTCCAGGGTCGACCTGCTCCCCGCGATGTGCGAGGACCCTGAATGCGAGGGCGACCACGGCTACGAGGGCACCGTGGCCAGCGACGACATCTCCCTGCGGGTGGCCGCCGACACCGACGGCGTGGAGCGGCTGGAGCAGGCCCTGGCTTTCGCGATGGAGCTCTCCGCCCGGCTGGGACGGTGA
- a CDS encoding thymidine kinase: MAELVFFTGTMDCGKSTLALQMDHTHAARGRRGLLFTQHDRSGQPVVSSRLGLRRAALEVTDDVDFWELVVEQVTKGDRVDYLICDEAQFYTPAQVEQLARLVDEMGVDVFAFGISADFRTELFPGSRRLIELADRTEQLQVRALCWCGRPATVNARVVDGVMVVEGEQVVVGDVGGEAEPEPESSVSSSAPVVEYEVLCRRHYMRRMHSAAARAAALSPDTLPFDLDLCPVPPR, from the coding sequence GTGGCCGAGCTCGTCTTCTTCACCGGGACCATGGACTGCGGTAAGTCGACCCTCGCGCTGCAGATGGACCACACCCACGCGGCGCGGGGACGCCGGGGCCTGCTGTTCACCCAGCACGATCGTTCCGGCCAGCCGGTGGTCTCCTCCCGGCTGGGTCTGCGGCGTGCCGCGCTGGAGGTGACCGACGACGTCGACTTCTGGGAGCTGGTCGTCGAGCAAGTGACCAAGGGCGACCGGGTGGACTACCTCATCTGCGACGAGGCCCAGTTCTACACGCCCGCCCAGGTCGAGCAGCTGGCCCGGCTGGTCGACGAGATGGGGGTCGACGTCTTCGCCTTCGGGATCAGCGCCGACTTCCGCACCGAGCTCTTCCCCGGCTCGCGCCGCCTGATCGAGCTGGCCGACCGCACCGAGCAGCTGCAGGTGCGTGCCCTGTGCTGGTGCGGCCGTCCCGCGACGGTCAATGCCCGCGTGGTGGACGGTGTCATGGTCGTGGAGGGCGAACAGGTGGTCGTCGGCGACGTCGGCGGCGAGGCCGAGCCGGAGCCAGAGTCATCTGTGTCGTCGTCAGCGCCCGTCGTCGAGTATGAGGTGCTGTGCCGCCGGCACTACATGCGCCGGATGCACTCGGCAGCCGCACGCGCCGCGGCGCTGTCGCCCGACACCCTGCCGTTCGACCTGGATCTCTGCCCCGTCCCGCCTCGCTGA
- a CDS encoding alkaline phosphatase family protein: MTAPAAGESAYRAPGPGQGLASVLPASLLALGAGLPDGVDRPTWTLPGTRRVVVVLVDGLGARQLSRRSGHARVLRDLDTPVEGTFRCGFPSTTATSLTSLGTGRPAGQHGIIGWQTCFRGALFNHLAWRHGPDPASHQPLPTLLQEAGRRDVTMTTVSRAMFAGSGFTRAALRGGAFTGAETSQERLEGVLDALASAGRRGRALVYAYWDEVDKAGHVHGPDSWQWGEAVEAVDAFVGELLERAPEGTVVVVTSDHGMLDTPELHRRDLAHEPVLAEGVQLLAGEPRAPQAWCEPGAVADVVATWREELGDQAVVLTRDEAVAAGWFGPLREGYAERIGEVVVAMLGRATLLDSRLLRPEVLALVGHHGSITDAETAIPLLVGQA, translated from the coding sequence GTGACCGCCCCCGCGGCGGGGGAGTCGGCATACCGTGCCCCCGGCCCGGGGCAGGGGCTGGCGTCGGTCCTGCCGGCCAGCCTGCTCGCCCTGGGCGCAGGCCTGCCCGACGGCGTGGACCGACCTACCTGGACCCTGCCCGGGACGCGCCGGGTGGTGGTCGTGCTCGTCGACGGCCTTGGCGCTCGGCAGCTGAGCCGGCGCAGCGGCCACGCCCGCGTGCTGCGCGACCTCGACACACCCGTCGAGGGCACCTTCCGCTGCGGGTTTCCGTCCACCACCGCCACCAGCCTCACCAGCCTGGGCACCGGGCGGCCCGCGGGCCAGCACGGGATCATCGGTTGGCAGACCTGCTTCCGCGGTGCTCTGTTCAACCACCTCGCCTGGCGTCACGGGCCCGATCCCGCATCCCACCAGCCGCTGCCCACGCTCCTGCAGGAGGCCGGGCGGAGGGACGTGACGATGACGACCGTGTCACGGGCGATGTTCGCCGGCTCCGGCTTCACCCGCGCCGCGCTGCGTGGTGGCGCCTTCACCGGCGCAGAGACATCCCAGGAGCGGCTCGAGGGTGTGCTCGACGCGCTGGCCTCGGCCGGCCGCCGAGGTCGCGCTCTCGTCTACGCCTACTGGGACGAGGTCGACAAGGCCGGGCACGTGCACGGCCCCGACTCGTGGCAGTGGGGGGAGGCGGTCGAGGCCGTCGACGCCTTCGTCGGTGAGCTGCTCGAGCGCGCTCCGGAGGGGACGGTCGTGGTCGTCACCTCCGACCACGGCATGCTCGACACGCCCGAGCTGCACCGCCGCGACCTCGCCCACGAGCCGGTGCTCGCCGAGGGGGTGCAGCTGCTGGCCGGGGAACCGCGGGCGCCGCAGGCGTGGTGCGAGCCGGGCGCGGTGGCCGATGTCGTCGCCACCTGGCGCGAGGAGCTGGGGGACCAGGCCGTCGTGCTCACCCGCGACGAGGCCGTCGCCGCCGGCTGGTTCGGGCCGCTGCGGGAGGGGTATGCCGAGCGCATCGGCGAGGTGGTCGTGGCCATGCTGGGCCGGGCCACCCTGCTCGACTCCCGGCTGCTGCGGCCAGAGGTGCTGGCCCTGGTCGGCCACCACGGGTCGATCACCGATGCCGAGACAGCGATCCCGCTGCTCGTGGGGCAGGCCTGA
- a CDS encoding GNAT family N-acetyltransferase gives MTDQAQLPHGYPQEWEADIVLTDGMVAHVRPILPTDADALHEFHAGQSAESIYLRFFAPIKRLSDKDVYRFTHLDYRDRVALVILIKDRLAGIGRYDRIEPGGSVAEVAFNVSDHHQGRGIGSILLEHLADIGREAGVTRFIADVLPQNRKMIGVFRDAGFEVSHEFDDGVIAVSFDIEPTDASRRVRMSREHRAEARSMRAVLHPSSVAVVGVSRRENTIGRAFFEHLVKGGFTGPTYAVNNRAEPGTLILGHPTHASVRDIEGGVDLAVIAVPAAEVLTAVQDCAAAGVKALVVASEGFAETGPDGAALQHQLLVTARRAGMRVLGPTSFGLINNDPQTRLNASVAPPDQVPPLGTLGLFAQSGGLGVAVLASARRRGLGISTFASAGNRVDISGNDLMQYWMDDEATSAVGLYLESMGNPRKFSRVARELARAKPVIVVKQGVGTTAIPRGHRVRLTQEPPETFAMMLRQSGVIRVDNAHQLFDVAQLVINQPLPQGDRVAIVTNNDALGSLAADAATARDLKVTHGPVTVPAEAVIEDFREVVEAAVADPRVDAVIACFIPPIAEIDPEVVQVVAAAVDGTQKPCVATFLGMRGVQPGTGVPSYPMPEDGIRALAAATRYAEWLRRDRGEPVRPDGISRAAADRIIDAALERSPRGSELTTQEVTELLAAYGIEVWPVHALSSDEEAEQRYKELGGTVVLKATSPLLQHQPGQGWVRTGLRHRKAVGAAYRDLAALLAPLGADGIAMQKMAPGGVTVEINSSEDPLFGPVVGFGIAGLPIELLGDEAQRFPPLTDVDIVEMVGSIKAAPMLDGYRGAMPVDHRALRDLIARVSVLADNHPEVASLRLNPVMAHQDGIEVLGAAVSVAPAPTRGDAERRVLSTGVV, from the coding sequence ATGACCGATCAGGCACAGCTGCCCCACGGTTATCCCCAGGAGTGGGAGGCGGACATCGTCCTCACCGACGGGATGGTCGCCCACGTCCGCCCCATCCTGCCCACGGACGCCGACGCCCTGCACGAGTTCCACGCCGGACAGTCCGCCGAGTCGATCTACCTGCGCTTCTTCGCCCCGATCAAAAGGCTGTCCGACAAGGACGTGTACCGCTTCACCCACCTGGACTACCGCGACCGCGTGGCGTTGGTGATCCTCATCAAGGACCGGCTGGCCGGGATCGGGCGGTATGACCGGATCGAGCCGGGCGGCTCGGTCGCCGAGGTCGCCTTCAACGTCTCCGACCACCACCAGGGCCGCGGGATCGGCTCGATCCTGCTGGAGCACCTGGCCGACATCGGCAGGGAGGCCGGCGTGACCCGCTTCATCGCGGACGTCCTGCCGCAGAACCGCAAGATGATCGGCGTCTTCCGCGACGCCGGCTTCGAGGTCAGCCACGAGTTCGACGACGGCGTCATCGCGGTCTCCTTCGACATCGAGCCGACCGACGCCTCCCGCCGCGTGCGCATGTCGCGCGAGCACCGCGCGGAGGCCCGCTCCATGCGGGCCGTCCTGCACCCCTCCTCGGTCGCGGTGGTCGGCGTCAGCCGCCGGGAGAACACCATCGGCCGCGCCTTCTTCGAGCACCTGGTCAAGGGCGGCTTCACCGGCCCCACGTATGCGGTGAACAACCGCGCCGAGCCCGGCACCCTGATCCTGGGTCATCCGACCCACGCCTCGGTCCGGGACATCGAGGGGGGTGTCGACCTCGCGGTGATCGCGGTCCCTGCGGCCGAGGTGCTCACCGCCGTCCAGGACTGCGCCGCGGCCGGCGTGAAGGCGCTGGTGGTGGCCTCCGAGGGGTTCGCCGAGACCGGACCGGACGGCGCGGCCCTGCAGCACCAGCTGCTGGTCACCGCCCGCCGGGCCGGCATGCGGGTGCTCGGACCGACCAGCTTCGGGTTGATCAACAACGACCCGCAGACCCGGCTCAACGCCTCGGTCGCGCCACCGGACCAGGTGCCGCCGCTGGGCACGCTGGGCCTGTTCGCTCAGTCCGGCGGCCTGGGGGTGGCGGTGCTGGCCTCCGCGCGTCGGCGGGGCCTGGGGATCTCCACCTTCGCCTCGGCCGGCAACCGGGTGGACATCTCCGGCAACGACCTCATGCAGTACTGGATGGACGACGAGGCCACCAGCGCCGTCGGCCTGTACCTGGAGTCGATGGGCAACCCGCGCAAGTTCTCCCGGGTCGCCCGCGAGCTGGCCCGCGCCAAGCCGGTCATCGTGGTCAAGCAGGGCGTCGGCACCACCGCCATCCCGCGCGGCCACCGGGTGCGGCTGACCCAGGAACCGCCGGAGACCTTCGCGATGATGCTGCGCCAGTCCGGCGTCATCCGCGTCGACAACGCCCACCAGCTCTTCGACGTCGCCCAGCTGGTCATCAACCAGCCCCTGCCGCAGGGCGACCGGGTGGCGATCGTCACCAACAACGACGCGCTCGGCTCGCTGGCGGCCGACGCGGCCACCGCCCGCGACCTCAAGGTCACCCACGGCCCGGTGACGGTGCCGGCCGAGGCGGTCATCGAGGACTTCCGCGAGGTCGTCGAGGCCGCCGTGGCCGACCCCCGGGTCGACGCGGTCATCGCCTGCTTCATCCCGCCGATCGCCGAGATCGACCCCGAGGTGGTCCAGGTGGTGGCGGCAGCCGTGGACGGCACCCAGAAGCCGTGCGTCGCCACCTTCCTGGGGATGCGGGGCGTGCAGCCGGGCACGGGGGTGCCCAGCTACCCGATGCCCGAGGACGGGATCCGGGCGCTCGCCGCAGCCACCCGGTATGCCGAGTGGCTGCGCCGTGACCGGGGAGAGCCGGTGCGGCCGGACGGCATCAGCCGGGCGGCGGCCGACCGGATCATCGACGCGGCCCTGGAGCGGTCCCCGCGCGGCAGCGAGCTGACCACGCAGGAGGTGACCGAGCTGCTGGCGGCCTACGGGATCGAGGTCTGGCCGGTCCACGCCCTGTCCTCCGACGAGGAGGCCGAGCAGAGGTACAAGGAGCTCGGCGGGACCGTCGTGCTCAAGGCGACCTCGCCGCTGCTCCAGCACCAGCCGGGCCAGGGGTGGGTCCGGACCGGGCTGCGCCACCGCAAGGCGGTCGGTGCGGCATACCGGGACCTGGCCGCCCTGCTCGCGCCGCTGGGGGCCGACGGGATCGCCATGCAGAAGATGGCACCGGGCGGGGTCACCGTGGAGATCAACTCCTCCGAGGACCCGCTCTTCGGCCCGGTCGTGGGCTTCGGGATCGCCGGGCTGCCGATCGAGCTGCTCGGTGACGAGGCCCAGCGGTTCCCGCCGCTCACCGACGTCGACATCGTCGAGATGGTCGGCTCGATCAAGGCCGCACCCATGCTGGACGGCTACCGCGGCGCCATGCCCGTCGACCACCGGGCGCTGCGCGACCTCATCGCCCGTGTCTCGGTCCTCGCCGACAACCACCCCGAGGTGGCCAGCCTGCGGCTGAACCCCGTCATGGCCCACCAGGACGGTATCGAGGTGCTGGGGGCCGCGGTCTCGGTCGCCCCGGCGCCGACCCGTGGCGACGCCGAGCGGCGGGTGCTGTCCACCGGCGTGGTCTGA